The uncultured Desulfobulbus sp. genome window below encodes:
- the istB gene encoding IS21-like element helper ATPase IstB — protein sequence MLLHPTLEKLNTLRFTGMAAALDEQMQMNSLADMSFEERLGLLLDREITARETRRLQTRLRAAKLRQDGCIEDIDFRHSRGLDKSLVLRLAGCDWIKARNNLIITGPTGVGKTYLACAFAQKACREGLNTLYLRTTKIFEDLALAKGDGRYLKLLKALAKADLLVLDDYGLVPLGREQRHDLLEILEDRHGLKSTLVTSQLPVDHWHEQIGDPTVADAILDRLVHTAHKIQLKGESMRKKKANLT from the coding sequence ATGCTGTTGCACCCAACACTTGAAAAACTCAATACCTTGCGTTTCACCGGCATGGCCGCGGCCCTTGACGAGCAAATGCAGATGAATTCCCTTGCCGACATGAGCTTTGAAGAGCGACTTGGCCTACTGCTTGATCGTGAAATAACAGCCAGAGAAACACGGAGACTGCAAACCCGACTCAGAGCAGCCAAACTACGCCAAGATGGTTGCATCGAGGATATCGACTTTCGCCATTCTCGGGGACTGGACAAGTCGCTGGTACTCAGGTTGGCCGGTTGTGACTGGATCAAAGCGCGCAACAATCTGATCATTACTGGCCCTACCGGTGTCGGGAAAACCTACCTTGCCTGTGCCTTTGCTCAGAAGGCCTGCAGAGAAGGACTGAACACGCTGTACCTGAGAACGACAAAGATCTTCGAGGATCTCGCCCTGGCCAAAGGTGACGGCAGGTATCTGAAGCTCCTGAAAGCCCTAGCCAAAGCCGATCTCCTGGTACTAGATGACTATGGCTTAGTCCCGCTGGGGCGGGAGCAGCGACATGATCTGCTGGAGATACTGGAAGATCGTCATGGCTTGAAATCAACCCTTGTCACCAGCCAGCTCCCTGTGGACCACTGGCATGAACAGATCGGCGATCCGACCGTGGCAGACGCCATCCTGGACCGGTTGGTCCACACCGCGCACAAAATACAACTGAAAGGAGAATCAATGAGAAAAAAGAAGGCAAACTTGACCTGA
- a CDS encoding IS66 family transposase, with protein sequence MGTVNKIRVREEVDLLKQEFEQLCSAGKVSSEIRVLVNSLLVVVELILSIFLEKTTRKGNKNSSIPSSQTEKDETATKHCTTTGRGKQVNGRVGNTRVKESVTTAQVEVCDICGMVLDSVACQGHERRTKIDIVFEKVVEHIDAEIKQCPNCEATVKGRFPEDMPGKLQYGNGLKAFAIHLVISQMVALNRVQKQIAAMIGSVISEASLLKFVLRLYQSLEAWESRAIDRLLQAPSLHVDETSFRVEGKNHWIHVYSSGETTLKVLHRKRGKEAIEGLNIIPRYGGVIIHDCWASYLSYDHCGHGLCGSHLLRELTFVVDSNQYRWARNLKAVLQQTCRTVAQRPEKCLTEGEYANLQKRYRNILTRGSKELPKIPPKPQGKRGRIAKSDAHNLWERLQKHEAAVLLFAKEPHVPFTNNRAERDLRMAKVKQKISGCFRRKQYAQAYCRISSYLQTMASQGINPLVAIQLALAGTLPDAEE encoded by the coding sequence ATGGGAACAGTAAACAAAATAAGGGTACGCGAAGAAGTCGATCTCCTCAAACAGGAATTTGAACAGCTTTGTTCCGCCGGCAAAGTTTCCTCTGAGATACGGGTCCTGGTCAACAGCCTGCTGGTTGTCGTCGAGTTGATACTCTCTATTTTTCTTGAGAAGACAACGCGCAAGGGAAACAAAAACTCGAGCATTCCTTCTTCGCAAACCGAAAAAGACGAAACCGCTACCAAGCACTGCACCACTACCGGCAGGGGAAAACAAGTCAATGGGCGGGTTGGTAATACACGCGTCAAAGAATCGGTCACCACTGCTCAGGTCGAGGTGTGTGATATCTGCGGAATGGTGCTGGATAGCGTTGCATGCCAGGGGCATGAACGTCGGACAAAAATCGACATCGTTTTTGAAAAAGTTGTCGAGCACATTGACGCAGAAATAAAGCAATGCCCCAATTGTGAAGCAACAGTCAAGGGGCGTTTCCCTGAGGATATGCCGGGTAAGCTGCAGTACGGCAATGGGCTTAAAGCGTTTGCCATTCATTTGGTTATCAGCCAGATGGTCGCTTTAAACCGGGTTCAAAAACAGATAGCAGCCATGATCGGTAGCGTAATCTCCGAGGCCAGCCTGCTCAAATTTGTTTTGCGCTTGTACCAATCACTCGAAGCATGGGAATCCAGAGCTATTGATAGGCTGCTGCAGGCTCCATCCCTGCATGTGGATGAAACCTCGTTTCGGGTTGAAGGGAAGAATCACTGGATTCACGTCTATTCTTCCGGCGAAACAACCCTGAAAGTACTGCATCGAAAGCGGGGCAAGGAGGCAATCGAAGGATTGAATATCATCCCTCGGTATGGCGGGGTGATCATCCATGATTGCTGGGCATCATATTTATCCTACGACCATTGCGGTCACGGACTTTGCGGCTCGCACCTTTTGCGAGAGTTGACGTTTGTCGTTGACTCTAACCAATACCGGTGGGCCCGCAATCTAAAAGCGGTGCTCCAGCAAACGTGTCGTACGGTGGCTCAACGTCCGGAAAAATGTCTTACCGAAGGGGAGTATGCCAACCTGCAGAAGCGCTACCGTAATATCCTTACGCGTGGCAGCAAGGAGTTGCCCAAGATCCCTCCGAAACCACAAGGGAAGCGCGGCAGGATAGCCAAATCCGATGCGCACAATCTTTGGGAGCGATTACAAAAGCATGAGGCGGCAGTCTTGCTTTTTGCCAAAGAACCACATGTGCCGTTCACCAACAACAGAGCGGAAAGGGATCTTCGCATGGCTAAGGTAAAACAGAAAATATCCGGTTGTTTTCGACGTAAACAATATGCCCAGGCTTACTGTAGGATTTCAAGCTACCTGCAGACCATGGCAAGCCAGGGGATCAATCCTCTTGTCGCTATCCAGTTGGCACTGGCAGGAACTCTGCCTGATGCCGAAGAATAG
- a CDS encoding site-specific integrase, translated as MESVAEIKWNGWPGSSGICTYDEKKRAFQCFFASGVDSACSVTSLRPLLILKHFQAQAKKRSGNAANKDRKNLSAAWNWGRDYLEMPYENPFQRTSKQGEVRHERRIPSLAEFWKVYEKATEPQDKRMLLCYLYSGARRAELFQLRWADVDFINGRILLHWKKNRLGTMKSAWISLTDEAMEALREQHRETGKGKWVFTEPGTGAPYQYRLQWLRRLCKRAGVERFGFHGIRHLCASILAGKGVPLVDIQHHLRHDHLSTTERYIHKLMENRSVVNALTGLKEDFQSKGPLKAPKKETAC; from the coding sequence ATGGAATCAGTGGCCGAGATCAAATGGAATGGCTGGCCGGGATCGTCTGGAATTTGCACCTACGATGAGAAAAAGCGTGCTTTTCAGTGTTTCTTTGCAAGTGGGGTAGATTCGGCCTGCTCTGTGACAAGTCTCCGTCCCTTGCTGATCCTGAAGCATTTTCAGGCTCAGGCAAAAAAGCGTTCAGGGAATGCGGCGAACAAAGATCGAAAGAATCTTTCAGCCGCTTGGAACTGGGGAAGGGATTACCTGGAAATGCCCTATGAAAATCCATTCCAGAGGACATCAAAACAAGGAGAGGTTCGCCACGAACGGCGCATTCCATCTTTGGCTGAATTTTGGAAGGTGTATGAAAAAGCAACTGAGCCGCAAGATAAAAGGATGTTGCTTTGTTATCTCTATTCCGGGGCGCGTCGGGCAGAACTGTTTCAGCTTCGGTGGGCAGATGTGGATTTCATCAACGGCAGGATTTTGCTGCATTGGAAGAAAAATCGGCTGGGTACTATGAAATCGGCCTGGATTTCTCTGACGGATGAGGCCATGGAGGCTTTGCGGGAGCAGCACCGTGAAACGGGAAAAGGCAAATGGGTATTTACCGAGCCTGGAACCGGGGCTCCGTATCAATACCGTCTACAGTGGCTGCGAAGGCTGTGCAAGAGGGCAGGGGTGGAGCGGTTCGGCTTTCATGGTATTCGGCATCTCTGTGCATCGATCCTGGCGGGTAAAGGAGTGCCCTTGGTGGATATTCAGCACCATTTGCGCCACGATCATCTTTCAACAACCGAACGATATATTCACAAGCTTATGGAAAATCGGTCTGTGGTAAATGCGCTGACCGGATTGAAGGAGGATTTTCAGAGTAAAGGCCCCCTGAAGGCCCCCAAAAAAGAAACGGCATGTTAA
- a CDS encoding nuclease-related domain-containing protein, producing the protein MIFEYLLLTIIILVTFFLKSSWFKGAIGEFKVNSIIKKRLNKVDYKILKDVLLPAENGTTQIDHIIVSKYGIFVIETKNFSNWIFSNVGPFWTQVIYKKKYKFQNPIRQNYKHVKTIERLLGEPEKNIINVVVFAGDCEFKTDVPNGVVKLRRLISYINSFQDQVIDDNQVENYVGKIENYRLENTIKNKIQHIRNIDKIIFEKGYDRPTFEDKIKKQAYNILILLLFLLIIFSYLGKISKQSTKNIHDITKNNSAKVENIRKNTKDDVQKQYQSKYTHFEQKIIKQKPTAAPQQIHPYQHTYKPVQQKTHPYTELKPNVRHRAGERIMYSWIDDKGNKHFSNVGFPKNKKYTNGSIGWY; encoded by the coding sequence ATGATATTCGAATATCTTCTATTAACAATAATTATACTTGTTACATTTTTTTTAAAATCGTCTTGGTTTAAGGGAGCTATTGGAGAATTTAAAGTAAACTCCATTATTAAAAAGCGACTGAATAAAGTTGATTATAAAATATTAAAAGATGTTTTATTGCCCGCTGAGAATGGAACAACACAAATAGATCATATAATTGTTTCAAAATACGGAATTTTTGTCATAGAAACGAAAAATTTCAGTAATTGGATATTTTCGAATGTCGGACCATTTTGGACCCAGGTAATTTATAAAAAGAAATATAAATTTCAAAACCCTATACGACAAAATTATAAACATGTAAAAACAATTGAAAGATTACTTGGAGAACCAGAAAAAAATATTATAAATGTAGTCGTTTTCGCTGGTGACTGTGAATTCAAAACAGATGTTCCTAATGGTGTCGTAAAACTTAGACGTCTCATTTCATACATTAATTCATTTCAAGATCAAGTAATTGATGATAACCAGGTAGAAAATTACGTAGGAAAAATTGAGAATTATCGGCTTGAAAACACAATCAAAAATAAAATTCAGCATATTAGGAATATTGATAAAATCATATTCGAAAAAGGATATGATCGGCCCACTTTTGAAGATAAAATAAAAAAACAAGCATATAACATTTTAATATTACTTTTATTTTTACTAATTATATTCAGTTATCTTGGAAAAATATCGAAACAATCCACAAAAAATATTCATGATATAACAAAAAATAATTCTGCCAAGGTTGAAAATATTAGAAAAAATACAAAAGACGATGTGCAGAAACAGTATCAAAGCAAATACACACACTTTGAACAAAAAATAATAAAACAAAAGCCAACGGCCGCACCACAACAAATTCATCCATACCAGCATACATACAAACCAGTACAACAAAAAACACACCCATACACCGAGCTAAAGCCCAATGTTCGACATAGAGCAGGGGAGCGAATAATGTATAGTTGGATCGATGATAAAGGAAACAAACATTTTTCTAACGTAGGGTTCCCAAAAAACAAGAAATACACGAACGGAAGTATTGGGTGGTATTAA
- a CDS encoding helix-turn-helix transcriptional regulator: protein MSTQKNAKSEQIGQRIRQFRKQNNLTLVQLSEIIGISHGSLSGLENGKSKPSAETLSNFCLYTEIDIKWLLTGEKAKEEKKESPINRERKKIEILNQAEEWLEEIVEKNPKREIWFEVEFEKTFQEFKKWKEEKETETIEKDYTSNRKVA, encoded by the coding sequence ATGTCAACACAAAAAAATGCGAAAAGTGAACAAATTGGACAGAGAATTAGACAGTTTAGAAAACAGAACAATTTAACTTTGGTTCAATTGTCCGAAATTATAGGGATTTCTCATGGCTCTTTGTCTGGGTTAGAAAATGGAAAATCTAAGCCTTCAGCAGAAACTTTATCAAACTTTTGTCTGTATACAGAAATCGACATCAAATGGTTGTTGACAGGGGAGAAGGCAAAAGAAGAAAAAAAGGAATCGCCAATTAATCGTGAAAGAAAAAAAATTGAGATCTTGAATCAGGCAGAAGAATGGTTGGAAGAAATTGTTGAAAAAAACCCGAAAAGAGAAATTTGGTTCGAGGTTGAATTCGAGAAAACTTTTCAAGAATTCAAAAAATGGAAGGAAGAAAAAGAAACTGAAACAATCGAAAAAGACTATACTTCGAATCGTAAGGTAGCGTAA
- a CDS encoding zonular occludens toxin domain-containing protein, giving the protein MAVIEMFCGAMGNGKSAIVNARAFRFLRRGGVIGLNYPLVDDWAIKYATRILSPLASDQLILDTAVDYYNRAFRFGSVQSCYDFAEKVSELATGKQAKTREEWGLQVFDEASLYFNSRDYQKLRNNQFIEYFINIRKLKVQAVFMTHNDEDIDKQIRGKVDLVTWCRNMQKRKFLGISLSHFYKHPRFATQSIVNGAGTFKGMMEDKFTYRLDYDTCDLYDTFKLFKDDALEEEYGLEHLGLHPQEYYKTAESIKRELYSSITFNAKMTNYYEIIQPFPCY; this is encoded by the coding sequence ATGGCTGTCATTGAAATGTTTTGCGGTGCTATGGGCAATGGCAAGTCAGCCATTGTCAACGCCAGAGCGTTCAGATTCTTACGCCGTGGTGGTGTAATTGGTCTGAATTATCCTTTGGTGGATGATTGGGCAATTAAATACGCAACCCGTATTCTTTCGCCCCTGGCATCAGATCAGCTAATCCTTGATACAGCCGTTGATTATTACAACAGGGCTTTCCGCTTTGGTTCGGTTCAGTCCTGTTATGATTTTGCGGAAAAAGTCTCCGAGCTCGCAACCGGCAAACAGGCCAAAACCCGTGAAGAGTGGGGCTTGCAGGTCTTTGATGAGGCAAGCCTTTATTTCAATTCTCGTGATTATCAAAAACTACGAAATAATCAATTCATCGAATATTTCATCAACATAAGAAAATTAAAAGTTCAAGCCGTCTTCATGACCCATAACGATGAAGACATTGATAAGCAAATCAGGGGTAAAGTCGATTTGGTCACCTGGTGCCGTAACATGCAGAAAAGAAAATTCCTCGGCATCTCACTTTCTCATTTTTATAAACACCCCCGCTTTGCTACTCAATCAATCGTTAATGGTGCAGGAACATTCAAAGGCATGATGGAGGATAAATTCACCTATCGCCTCGATTATGATACCTGCGATTTGTACGACACATTTAAACTTTTTAAAGATGATGCTCTTGAAGAGGAGTATGGCCTTGAACATCTTGGTTTGCATCCTCAAGAATATTACAAAACTGCTGAATCAATTAAACGTGAATTATATTCCTCCATCACTTTTAACGCAAAAATGACGAATTATTATGAAATTATTCAGCCCTTCCCTTGTTATTAG
- a CDS encoding DUF4417 domain-containing protein, producing the protein MTYRYKMDLPPVPTYQFTIRCLQDSADWETLTWSRFGSGGIADARHCFVDDWRLEHLWRRQGQGLGKAICTGILTAPDFTIETHFPQEISTFQVYRSNLLAYYWMLNGVTVVPVLQWGDESTFHLPLKYIGPGSVVAVRGPGGSDAEKKRWIAGAEYMQWFLGPSLVLHFGRKVENIWNNPLFLPLHSRK; encoded by the coding sequence ATGACCTATAGATACAAGATGGATCTTCCCCCGGTGCCTACCTATCAATTCACGATTCGTTGTCTCCAGGATTCAGCAGATTGGGAAACTCTCACTTGGTCTCGTTTTGGATCTGGTGGCATCGCCGATGCTCGTCACTGTTTCGTAGACGACTGGCGGTTGGAGCACCTATGGAGGCGTCAGGGGCAAGGACTCGGGAAAGCAATCTGTACTGGTATCCTTACCGCTCCTGATTTCACCATTGAAACTCATTTTCCCCAGGAAATTTCTACCTTTCAAGTCTACCGGTCAAATCTCCTCGCTTATTATTGGATGCTCAACGGCGTCACCGTCGTTCCGGTCCTGCAATGGGGTGATGAATCGACCTTTCACCTTCCTTTAAAATATATCGGCCCTGGCTCTGTTGTAGCTGTTCGTGGGCCTGGTGGTTCCGATGCAGAAAAAAAGCGTTGGATCGCTGGCGCTGAATATATGCAATGGTTCCTTGGGCCATCTCTTGTTCTCCATTTTGGCCGCAAAGTTGAAAACATTTGGAACAATCCTTTGTTTTTGCCACTTCATTCAAGGAAATAA